GCCCGATCCAGCAGAACGCGAGGGCGAAGGCCGCGGCGCCCGCGGCCGCGGCGGGCCCGAACGTGAGCCAGACGACGGCGCCGACCAGCATCGCGAGCGGGAGCGCCCCGACGGCGATGAGCGCGAGAACCGTCGATCGAAACCGACGACGACCGTTCCTATCCATGCGCCGAGATGTTCGACGAACCGAAAAAGCGTTACGGGGGACGGCGCCCGCGCGACCGCGGGAGTAAAGTAAACTTGTGCTAGTCACACGAACGTGGCAGTATCGTTCGACCTCTTCGGCACGCTCGTCGACGTCGACCGGCCGGTAGAGCCCGCGGCGGCGGTCGCCGACGAACTCGCGGCCCGCGGCGTCGCGGTCCCGGACGGCTGGGCGGACCTGTACGCGTCCGCCCACGTCGACGCCCCCGCGGGCGCCGAGGTGCCGCTCCCCGCACACGTCGGCCGGGCGCTCGCGAGCGCCGGCGTCGACTACGAGGCCAACGCCGTCAGGCGCGCGGTCGTCGCGGCGTTCGACCCCGACGTCGGGACCCGGGACGGCGCGCCCGCGGCGGTCGCCGCCGCCCGCGAGCGCGGCCCCGTCGCCGTCTGTTCGAACTGCAGCGTTCCGGAACTCGTCTCGCGGACGCTGATCCGCTCGGCCCTCGACCGCGACGCGTTCGACGCCGTCGTCACGAGCGTCGCCTGCGGCTGGCGCAAGCCCGCGCCCGAGATATTCGAGACGACGGCGGACCGACTCGGCGTCGACCCCGCCGACCTCGTCCACGTCGGCGACGACCCGGAGACCGACGGCGGGGTCGAGGCGGTCGGCGGGACCGCGGTGCTCCTCGACGAGACGCCGCTGGCCGACGTGCCCGCCGCACTCGAGGTGATCTCGGCGTGAGACGGACCCCTTCCGGGCCGGGACGGAGGGCCCCGTGACGGCGACGACGCTCGCGGTCCTCGGGCTGGCGTTCAGCCTCGACCTCCTGCTCGGGGAACCGCCGAACGCCCTCCACCCGGTCGCGTGGTTCGGACGGCTCGTCGCCGCCGTCGACCGCGAGCGGCCCGCCGGCGGGCGGCGACGGCGGCTGGCCGGCG
The Salinilacihabitans rarus DNA segment above includes these coding regions:
- a CDS encoding HAD family hydrolase, with the translated sequence MAVSFDLFGTLVDVDRPVEPAAAVADELAARGVAVPDGWADLYASAHVDAPAGAEVPLPAHVGRALASAGVDYEANAVRRAVVAAFDPDVGTRDGAPAAVAAARERGPVAVCSNCSVPELVSRTLIRSALDRDAFDAVVTSVACGWRKPAPEIFETTADRLGVDPADLVHVGDDPETDGGVEAVGGTAVLLDETPLADVPAALEVISA